In a genomic window of Gossypium arboreum isolate Shixiya-1 chromosome 7, ASM2569848v2, whole genome shotgun sequence:
- the LOC108485867 gene encoding heterogeneous nuclear ribonucleoprotein 1-like, which produces MSENGKLFIGGISWDTNEERLKEYFSSFGEVVEAMIMKDWTTGRARGFGFIVFSDLAVAEKVIKEKHNIDGRMVEAKKAVPRDDQNIMSRSTSSIQGLPSLCRIRKIFVGGLASTVTESDFKKYFNQFGNVTDVVVMYDHNTQRPRGFGFITYDSEEAVDKVLLKSFHELNGKMVEVKRAVAKELLPGPCRSPLSGYNYGLNSVNNFLSGCTQGYTPSNIRSFGLRMDGRFTTVPGGRSGFPPFGSGYGMGMNFEPGLNPSFGNSANFSSNMNHGRGLNPYYIGNVNRFGSPIGYDGSTEGNTSFFSSVTQNLWGNGGLNYNTNASSSNAYIGSGSVSIGGSAFGNSGINWSSAIANQDEGSNVSNNSVHFAYGTADDSFRLGIVGYGRNNGTNVAPTSSYATSNFGYDVAFTDLYGGASAYGDITWRSSTFKRDGSGSFGYGLGSATYVSGKNSPGYVSSHKVNKRQASRGIAT; this is translated from the exons ATGTCTGAGAATGGTAAGCTATTTATTGGTGGGATATCTTGGGATACCAATGAAGAGCGTCTTAAGGAGTATTTCAGTAGTTTTGGTGAAGTGGTAGAGGCGATGATCATGAAGGATTGGACCACAGGACGTGCTCGAGGTTTCGGTTTCATTGTTTTCTCTGACCTAGCAGTTGCTGAGAAAGTCATCAAGGAGAAACATAATATTGATGGTAGAATG GTTGAGGCAAAAAAAGCAGTTCCTAGGGATGACCAGAACATTATGAGTAGAAGCACTAGTAGCATCCAAGGTTTACCTAGTCTATGCCGCATAAGAAAGATTTTTGTTGGAGGTTTAGCATCAACAGTCACAGAGAGTGACTTTAAGAAGTATTTTAATCAGTTTGGGAATGTCACAGATGTTGTAGTGATGTATGATCACAACACTCAAAGGCCTAGGGGTTTCGGATTCATTACTTATGATTCAGAAGAGGCAGTGGACAAAGTGTTGCTAAAAAGTTTCCATGAACTTAATGGTAAAATGGTCGAGGTTAAACGAGCAGTAGCTAAAGAATTATTGCCTGGCCCTTGTCGTAGTCCCCTCAGTGGATATAACTATGGTCTGAATAGCGTCAACAACTTTCTTAGTGGCTGCACTCAGGGATATACTCCAAGCAATATTCGAAGCTTTGGACTTAGGATGGATGGTAGATTTACTACAGTTCCTGGTGGTCGAAGTGGTTTTCCTCCTTTTGGTTCTGGTTATGGAATGGGCATGAACTTTGAGCCTGGGTTAAACCCAAGTTTTGGAAATAGTGCAAATTTTAGTAGTAATATGAACCATGGACGGGGATTGAATCCTTACTATATTGGTAATGTAAATAGATTTGGTAGCCCTATTGGGTATGATGGAAGTACTGAAGGTAATACTTCCTTTTTTAGCTCAGTGACTCAAAACCTTTGGGGAAATGGGGGACTCAATTATAACACAAATGCTTCTAGTTCCAATGCATATATAGGATCTGGAAGTGTTAGTATAGGAGGAAGCGCCTTTGGAAATAGTGGAATTAATTGGAGTTCTGCAATTGCCAATCAAGACGAGGGGAGTAATGTTTCTAACAATAGTGTGCATTTCGCTTATGGAACTGCTGATGACAGCTTTAGGTTAGGGATTGTAGGGTATGGGAGAAATAATGGGACCAATGTGGCGccaacatcatcatatgcaacaTCAAATTTTGGTTATGATGTAGCCTTTACAGACCTTTATGGTGGTGCTTCAGCTTATGGGGATATAACTTGGCGATCATCAACATTTAAGCGAGATGGTTCTGGTTCCTTTGGCTATGGACTTGGTAGTGCCACTTATGTTTCAGGCAAAAATTCTCCCGGCTATGTCAGTAGTCATAAAGTTAATAAGAGACAAGCAAGTAGAG GAATCGCTACCTAG